In the genome of Kitasatospora cathayae, one region contains:
- a CDS encoding branched-chain amino acid ABC transporter permease, whose translation MDTVVLLSCTGLGLGALYFLVASGLSLIFGLMDVLNFAHGALLSIGSYATWWAGTEAGFSFWLAVPFGTLVGTAAAVLLELFLIRPLYSRPRDQILATVGVGLAVPALLMGIWGADARPFPQPALLAGTWHVLGATVPVNRFVLVAAAGLLLLTLRLFLARTRYGLIVRAGVEDRAMVTALGIDVQRAFTLVFALGGAAAALGGALGGLYFGSVNPGQGTSLLIFAFVVVVMGGMGSVTGAAVASVGVGLVQQFANYYTGAGLGDLSVVVLLAVLLLVRPRGLTGRLA comes from the coding sequence ATGGACACCGTCGTTCTCCTTTCCTGTACTGGTCTCGGACTCGGTGCGCTGTACTTCCTGGTCGCCTCCGGTCTCTCGTTGATCTTCGGTCTGATGGACGTGCTCAACTTCGCGCACGGCGCCCTGCTCTCCATCGGCTCCTATGCGACCTGGTGGGCCGGCACGGAGGCCGGCTTCTCCTTCTGGCTCGCGGTGCCGTTCGGCACCCTGGTGGGGACTGCCGCCGCCGTCCTGCTCGAGCTCTTCCTGATCCGGCCGCTCTACAGCCGCCCACGCGACCAGATCCTCGCCACCGTCGGGGTCGGTCTCGCCGTACCCGCCCTGCTCATGGGGATCTGGGGCGCGGACGCCCGCCCCTTCCCCCAGCCGGCCCTGCTGGCCGGCACCTGGCACGTGCTCGGTGCGACCGTCCCGGTCAACCGCTTCGTGCTGGTGGCCGCCGCCGGGCTGTTGCTGCTCACTCTTCGGTTGTTCCTCGCCCGCACCCGCTACGGGCTGATCGTCCGGGCCGGCGTCGAGGACCGTGCGATGGTCACGGCGCTCGGCATCGACGTCCAGAGGGCGTTCACCCTCGTCTTCGCCCTCGGCGGGGCGGCCGCCGCTCTGGGCGGCGCCCTCGGCGGCCTCTACTTCGGTTCGGTCAATCCCGGTCAGGGGACCAGCCTGCTCATCTTCGCCTTCGTCGTCGTGGTGATGGGTGGCATGGGCTCCGTGACCGGAGCCGCCGTCGCCTCGGTGGGCGTCGGCCTCGTCCAGCAGTTCGCCAACTACTACACCGGCGCCGGGCTCGGCGACCTCTCGGTCGTCGTCCTGCTCGCCGTGCTGCTTCTCGTCCGACCCCGTGGACTCACCGGGAGGCTCGCGTGA
- a CDS encoding substrate-binding domain-containing protein — MRSTTVPTRTASGAHPGEALTGGPAQKLAAVAVCVLLAAGCAKAGTAGTAEGGGGAKAPVKVGLVYSKTGPLAAYGKQYLDGFKAGLSYATKGTGEVDGHKVEFEEQDDAGDPAKAVSAAKDLIGKGYKVLAGSTASGVALQVGPIAAQNKVVFISGPAAADKVTGLNKYTFRSGRQSYQDIRTAASFIGDAKGKKVTVLAQDNAFGQANVAAVKAVLGAQGATVEQVLAPPSATDLTPFATQAKTAKPDLLFVAWAGDTASALWTALNQQDVFTDTKVATGLDLAASYPLFGPAGEKISFLNHYFDGAAGTPVEKAMTEAVTVGGGKTDIFTPDGFTAAQMIVHAIEANQGSADDTSALVKALEGWSFDGVKGRTTVRAEDHALLQPMFQVRLTGTGAAAKPSVEKTLTADEVAPPVTPMAG, encoded by the coding sequence ATGCGCAGCACCACAGTCCCCACCAGGACCGCCTCCGGCGCCCACCCGGGCGAGGCCCTGACCGGTGGCCCGGCCCAGAAGCTCGCAGCCGTCGCGGTGTGCGTCCTGCTCGCCGCAGGCTGCGCCAAGGCCGGTACCGCCGGGACTGCCGAGGGAGGCGGCGGTGCGAAGGCCCCGGTCAAGGTCGGCCTGGTGTACTCCAAGACCGGCCCGCTCGCCGCCTACGGCAAGCAGTACCTGGACGGCTTCAAGGCCGGCCTGAGCTATGCGACCAAGGGCACCGGCGAGGTCGACGGGCACAAAGTCGAGTTCGAGGAACAGGACGATGCGGGCGATCCGGCGAAGGCGGTGTCCGCCGCCAAGGACCTGATCGGCAAGGGCTACAAGGTCCTGGCCGGCTCCACCGCCTCCGGTGTCGCCCTTCAGGTCGGCCCGATCGCGGCCCAGAACAAGGTGGTCTTCATCAGCGGCCCGGCCGCCGCCGACAAGGTCACCGGCTTGAACAAGTACACCTTCCGTTCCGGCCGCCAGTCCTACCAGGACATCAGGACGGCTGCCTCGTTCATCGGTGACGCCAAGGGTAAGAAGGTCACCGTGCTCGCTCAGGACAACGCCTTCGGGCAGGCCAACGTGGCCGCCGTGAAGGCCGTGCTCGGCGCCCAGGGTGCGACGGTGGAGCAGGTGCTCGCCCCGCCGAGCGCCACCGACCTCACCCCCTTCGCCACCCAGGCCAAGACCGCCAAGCCCGACCTGCTGTTCGTCGCCTGGGCCGGCGACACCGCGTCGGCCCTGTGGACGGCGCTCAACCAGCAGGACGTGTTCACCGACACCAAGGTCGCCACCGGCCTGGACCTGGCCGCCTCCTACCCGCTGTTCGGCCCGGCCGGTGAGAAGATCTCCTTCCTGAACCACTACTTCGACGGCGCTGCCGGCACCCCGGTGGAGAAGGCCATGACGGAGGCCGTCACCGTCGGGGGCGGCAAGACCGACATCTTCACTCCGGACGGCTTCACCGCCGCCCAGATGATCGTGCACGCCATCGAGGCCAACCAAGGCTCGGCGGATGACACTTCGGCGCTGGTCAAGGCCCTGGAAGGCTGGAGCTTCGACGGGGTCAAGGGCCGGACCACGGTGCGCGCCGAGGACCACGCCCTCCTCCAGCCGATGTTCCAGGTCCGGCTGACCGGCACCGGGGCCGCCGCCAAGCCCTCGGTGGAGAAGACCCTGACCGCCGACGAGGTGGCGCCCCCGGTCACCCCGATGGCGGGTTGA
- a CDS encoding polysaccharide deacetylase family protein — translation MTSISRRTVLSATAATAALGAVAACSSSGSGSGNDSASTSSGSTANPGQSGTTDPTQAVVPKGTPIGDGSNADTGPQPNQPKPEKLKPGERPPQFVVFSWDGAGGTDDGQFPRFLKLAEQYKATMTFFLSGIYALPKGKSQLYHPPKHSVGASDIPYLSDGAVKSTLKLVSQAWLAGHEIGTHFNGHFCSSRPDKNGVNMWTPDDWQSEIDQAIGFVTQWRTNTGFTDVDPLPFDYKKELIGGRTPCLEGQKALLPTIAKLGWKYDASSAGGLQIWPQKVQDGKIWDFPLQSIPFPGHTFQVLSMDYNILANQSNGSTKGDPSKYGDWRTQATNSYLAGFERAYNSNRAPFFIGNHFEQWNGGIYMDAVEETLKAIAGKPEVRLVSFRQLVEWLEVQDQSTLRKLRTLNVGQAPAGGWEGFLGAAG, via the coding sequence ATGACCAGCATCTCGCGCAGGACGGTGCTCAGTGCGACCGCCGCGACCGCAGCCCTCGGTGCGGTCGCTGCCTGTTCCAGCAGCGGATCCGGTTCGGGGAACGACTCCGCCTCGACTTCCTCCGGCAGCACCGCGAACCCCGGCCAGAGCGGCACCACCGACCCGACCCAGGCCGTGGTGCCCAAGGGCACCCCGATCGGCGACGGCTCCAACGCGGACACCGGCCCGCAGCCGAACCAGCCCAAGCCCGAGAAGCTCAAGCCGGGCGAGCGCCCGCCGCAGTTCGTGGTGTTCTCCTGGGACGGCGCGGGCGGCACCGACGACGGCCAGTTCCCCCGCTTCCTCAAGCTGGCGGAGCAGTACAAGGCCACGATGACCTTCTTCCTCTCCGGCATCTACGCCCTGCCCAAGGGCAAGTCCCAGCTCTACCACCCGCCGAAGCACTCCGTCGGTGCCTCCGACATCCCCTACCTCTCGGACGGCGCGGTCAAGAGCACCCTCAAGCTGGTCAGCCAGGCCTGGCTCGCCGGGCACGAGATCGGCACCCACTTCAACGGACACTTCTGCTCCAGCCGCCCGGACAAGAACGGGGTCAACATGTGGACCCCGGACGACTGGCAGAGCGAGATCGACCAGGCGATCGGCTTCGTCACCCAGTGGCGGACCAACACCGGGTTCACCGACGTCGACCCGCTCCCCTTCGACTACAAGAAGGAGCTCATCGGGGGCCGCACCCCGTGCCTGGAGGGCCAGAAGGCGCTGCTGCCGACCATCGCCAAGCTGGGCTGGAAGTACGACGCCAGCTCCGCGGGCGGCCTCCAGATATGGCCGCAGAAGGTCCAGGACGGCAAGATCTGGGACTTCCCGCTGCAGTCCATCCCCTTCCCCGGGCACACCTTCCAGGTCCTGTCGATGGACTACAACATCCTGGCCAACCAGTCCAACGGCAGCACCAAGGGCGACCCGTCCAAGTACGGCGACTGGCGCACCCAGGCCACCAACTCCTACCTGGCCGGGTTCGAGCGCGCCTACAACAGCAATCGTGCGCCGTTCTTCATCGGCAACCACTTCGAGCAGTGGAACGGCGGCATCTACATGGACGCCGTCGAGGAGACCCTCAAGGCCATCGCGGGCAAGCCCGAGGTCCGGCTGGTCTCCTTCCGGCAGCTGGTCGAATGGCTGGAGGTGCAGGACCAGTCGACCCTGCGCAAGCTGCGCACGCTCAACGTCGGTCAGGCGCCGGCGGGCGGCTGGGAGGGTTTCCTCGGCGCGGCGGGCTGA
- a CDS encoding CoA transferase subunit A — protein MDKVLDSPDAAVGDIPDGAVLAVGGFGLCGIPSTLIGALVTAGTTGLRVVSNNCGVDGWGLGLLLRAGRIARMTSSYVGENKEFARQYLAGELEVELTPQGTLAERLRAGGAGIPAFFTPAGVGTQVEEGGLPWRYAADGSVALASPPKEVREFAGRRYLLEEAITADFALVRAEVADRHGNCVFHAAARNFNPLCATAGRITLVEADRIVEPGKLAPDAVHLPGVYVDRVVAADPEDRRIERRTVRPALQEA, from the coding sequence TTGGACAAGGTCCTGGACTCCCCCGACGCCGCCGTCGGGGACATTCCCGACGGCGCGGTGCTGGCCGTCGGCGGCTTCGGCCTCTGCGGCATCCCGAGCACCCTGATCGGCGCGCTGGTGACCGCCGGCACCACTGGTCTGCGCGTGGTGTCGAACAACTGCGGGGTGGACGGCTGGGGGCTGGGCCTGTTGCTGCGAGCAGGCCGGATCGCCCGGATGACCTCCTCGTACGTCGGCGAGAACAAGGAGTTCGCCCGGCAGTACCTCGCCGGGGAGCTGGAGGTGGAACTGACCCCGCAGGGCACGCTGGCCGAGCGGCTGCGGGCCGGCGGCGCCGGCATCCCGGCGTTCTTCACCCCGGCCGGGGTCGGCACCCAGGTCGAGGAGGGCGGGCTGCCCTGGCGCTACGCGGCGGACGGCTCGGTCGCGCTGGCCTCACCACCCAAGGAGGTGCGGGAGTTCGCCGGCCGCCGGTACCTGCTGGAGGAGGCGATCACCGCGGACTTCGCGCTGGTCCGGGCGGAGGTGGCGGACCGGCACGGCAACTGCGTGTTCCACGCGGCCGCCCGCAACTTCAACCCGCTCTGCGCGACGGCGGGGCGGATCACCCTGGTCGAGGCGGACCGGATCGTCGAGCCCGGCAAGCTGGCTCCGGACGCGGTGCACCTGCCGGGGGTGTACGTCGACCGGGTCGTGGCCGCCGATCCCGAGGACCGCCGCATCGAACGCCGGACCGTCCGCCCCGCCCTCCAGGAGGCCTGA
- a CDS encoding branched-chain amino acid ABC transporter permease produces MHAALRWWPIALLITLLVAPYSALPVPGLLDGPLGSSGSLQLIALCLLYGALATGYDLLLGRTGLLSFGHALYFATGLYATDLGMLELRLPFAAAAAFGVACTVLLAVLLGSVSLRVTGIGFSMVTLAFAQAGAILVQRNPGGVTGGEEGRSAPADLLPSGLLGIENTANLYWVAVGYLLLTVAAVHWAVNSPAGRVWEGIKENERRVAVLGLRPYGYKLVAFVLSGALAGLGGVVYLLLTGGATPQAAGSDTTLALLVMVVLGGSGTRWGPLLGGVLYTWADHRLGDLANSSAVADLPAVLRVPLSQPLFLLGALFVAVVYLLPGGLAGLPARIRASRSARSVRTLVGVPAGRPTGGNPA; encoded by the coding sequence ATGCACGCAGCGCTACGCTGGTGGCCGATCGCCCTGCTGATCACGCTCCTTGTCGCCCCATACAGTGCGCTTCCCGTCCCGGGACTGCTCGACGGCCCGCTCGGCAGCTCCGGAAGTCTTCAACTCATCGCCCTGTGCCTGCTCTACGGGGCCCTCGCCACCGGCTACGACCTCCTGCTCGGTCGTACCGGACTGCTCTCCTTCGGCCACGCGCTCTACTTCGCCACCGGCCTCTACGCCACCGATCTGGGCATGCTCGAGCTGCGACTCCCGTTCGCCGCCGCCGCGGCGTTCGGCGTCGCCTGCACCGTGCTGCTGGCCGTGCTGCTCGGCTCGGTGAGCCTGCGCGTCACCGGCATCGGCTTCTCCATGGTCACCCTCGCCTTCGCCCAGGCCGGCGCGATCCTGGTCCAGCGCAACCCCGGTGGTGTCACCGGCGGCGAGGAGGGCCGCTCCGCCCCGGCCGACCTGCTGCCGTCCGGCCTGCTCGGGATCGAGAACACCGCCAACCTCTACTGGGTCGCCGTCGGTTACCTGCTGCTGACGGTCGCCGCGGTCCACTGGGCCGTCAACTCCCCGGCCGGCCGGGTCTGGGAGGGCATCAAGGAGAACGAGCGCCGGGTGGCGGTGCTCGGACTGCGTCCCTACGGCTACAAGTTGGTCGCCTTCGTACTGTCCGGCGCGCTCGCCGGGCTGGGGGGAGTGGTCTACCTGCTGCTCACCGGCGGGGCCACCCCGCAGGCTGCCGGCTCGGACACCACGCTCGCACTGCTGGTCATGGTGGTCCTCGGAGGCTCCGGCACCCGTTGGGGGCCGCTGCTCGGCGGCGTTCTCTACACCTGGGCCGACCACCGGCTCGGCGACCTCGCCAACTCGAGCGCCGTCGCGGACCTGCCCGCGGTGCTGCGCGTGCCGCTCTCCCAACCCCTGTTCCTGCTGGGTGCCCTGTTCGTCGCCGTGGTCTACCTGCTCCCCGGCGGCCTGGCCGGACTTCCCGCCCGCATCCGCGCCTCCCGATCCGCCCGCTCGGTCCGAACACTTGTCGGCGTGCCCGCCGGCCGTCCCACCGGAGGTAATCCCGCGTGA
- a CDS encoding LLM class flavin-dependent oxidoreductase: MTTEDQQEHRAGPGTGEAIRGTARGTAPAPLSILDLATVGVGYTPSQALAATTELARRAEQWGYHRFWVAEHHGMPGVASSTPAVLLAHLGANTTTLRLGSGGVMLPNHAPLAIAEQFGLLEALHPGRIDLGLGRAPGTDPATTRALRRGVTEGADDFPLQLSELTHFLDGDFPSGHPYERLTAVPKGEGRPPVWLLGSSGFSAQLAGRLGLPFAFAHHFSSANTIPALDLYRTSFRPSAVLSEPYALIGVSAVAADDETAARRLARSAALGMLRLRRGNPGPIPTPEEAEEYPYSPVEADFIDSWLDNVVLGAPGQVADGLEALRKRTGVDELMVTSHIHGHEARFRSYGLIAEAYGLTATT, translated from the coding sequence ATGACCACCGAGGACCAGCAGGAGCACCGGGCCGGACCGGGGACCGGTGAGGCGATCCGGGGCACCGCCCGCGGCACGGCACCCGCTCCGCTCTCGATCCTCGACCTGGCCACCGTCGGCGTCGGCTACACGCCCAGCCAGGCCCTGGCCGCCACCACCGAGCTGGCCCGCCGGGCCGAACAGTGGGGGTACCACCGCTTCTGGGTGGCGGAGCACCACGGCATGCCCGGCGTGGCCAGCTCGACCCCGGCCGTCCTGCTCGCCCACCTCGGGGCCAACACCACCACGCTGCGGCTCGGTTCGGGCGGCGTCATGCTCCCCAACCACGCCCCGCTGGCCATCGCAGAGCAGTTCGGCCTGCTGGAGGCCCTGCACCCCGGCCGGATCGACCTCGGGCTCGGCCGCGCCCCCGGCACCGACCCGGCCACCACCCGCGCGCTGCGCCGCGGCGTCACCGAGGGCGCGGACGACTTTCCGCTGCAGCTCTCCGAGCTGACCCACTTCCTCGACGGGGACTTCCCCTCCGGCCACCCGTACGAGCGGCTGACCGCCGTTCCCAAGGGCGAGGGCCGTCCGCCGGTCTGGCTGCTCGGCTCCTCCGGCTTCAGCGCCCAGCTGGCCGGCCGCCTCGGCCTGCCGTTCGCCTTCGCCCACCACTTCAGCAGTGCCAATACCATCCCGGCGCTGGACCTGTACCGGACGTCCTTCCGCCCCTCCGCCGTGCTCAGCGAGCCGTACGCGCTGATCGGCGTGAGCGCCGTCGCCGCCGACGACGAGACCGCCGCCCGCCGCCTCGCCCGCTCCGCGGCCCTCGGCATGCTCCGGCTCCGGCGCGGCAACCCCGGCCCGATCCCCACCCCGGAGGAGGCCGAGGAGTACCCGTACAGCCCGGTCGAGGCGGACTTCATCGACAGCTGGCTCGACAACGTGGTGCTGGGCGCCCCGGGCCAGGTCGCCGACGGCCTGGAGGCGCTGCGCAAGCGGACCGGCGTGGACGAGCTGATGGTCACCTCGCACATCCACGGCCACGAGGCCCGGTTCCGCTCCTACGGCCTGATCGCCGAGGCGTACGGCCTGACGGCGACCACCTGA
- a CDS encoding DedA family protein: protein MAAIGSSWICALALFAVLGDALLPFIPSGTLVILAVLKTAQINGAPVLLGLGVATASFLGDLLLLHLARRGAPALQRRLARRPKLAASVARVQQSLVERPHGGAAAMVVIARFVPAGRTVLDLAIGHSPAHPHRFLHWSALAALVWAAYIVTLGWLNSHWFNTAWLSLAVSCAAATAISTAIARIVRRNRRLATL from the coding sequence GTGGCGGCGATCGGATCCTCGTGGATCTGCGCCCTTGCGCTCTTCGCCGTACTCGGCGACGCCCTACTCCCCTTCATCCCGAGCGGGACCCTGGTCATCCTGGCCGTTCTCAAGACCGCACAGATCAACGGCGCCCCGGTGCTGCTCGGCCTGGGCGTGGCGACGGCCTCCTTCCTGGGCGACCTCCTGCTACTCCACCTCGCCCGGCGCGGTGCCCCGGCGCTGCAGCGCCGACTCGCCCGGCGCCCGAAACTGGCGGCCAGCGTGGCCAGGGTCCAGCAGTCACTGGTCGAGCGCCCGCACGGCGGGGCGGCCGCGATGGTGGTGATCGCGCGGTTCGTGCCGGCCGGGCGAACCGTCCTGGACCTGGCCATCGGCCACTCTCCCGCCCATCCGCACCGCTTCCTGCACTGGTCGGCACTGGCGGCGCTGGTCTGGGCCGCCTACATCGTGACGCTGGGCTGGCTGAACAGCCACTGGTTCAACACCGCCTGGCTGAGTCTGGCGGTCTCCTGCGCGGCGGCCACCGCCATCAGCACCGCGATCGCCCGAATAGTGCGCCGCAACCGGCGGCTGGCCACGCTCTGA
- a CDS encoding alpha/beta fold hydrolase — MSQSPLQHEELTVPVPGGDLAVLRWPADRPGAPTVVAVHGITANGLAWYEVARRLAGRVTLLAPDLRGRSASRSVAGPYGLARHADDVAALITALGVGPVVVAGHSMGAWVTALTAVRHPELVRRVVLVDGALTFPLPEGVREEDALAAVLGPALARLSMTFPDRAAYREFWQRHPAFDGQWSDGVDAYTQRDLVGAEPELRSSCVLEAVRIDGAQVMLDREAAEAVHRLPCPAELLWAERGLLDEPQGLYDHQRIGLSGLDRERVPASLVPGTNHYSILWGQAGADRIVSRLLEDVPAAG, encoded by the coding sequence GTGAGCCAGTCGCCCCTGCAGCACGAGGAGTTGACCGTCCCCGTACCCGGCGGGGACCTGGCCGTCCTGCGATGGCCCGCCGACCGACCGGGGGCTCCGACGGTCGTGGCGGTGCACGGCATCACCGCCAACGGCCTCGCGTGGTACGAGGTTGCCCGCCGGCTCGCCGGACGGGTCACCCTGCTCGCGCCCGATCTGAGAGGTCGCAGCGCCAGCCGCTCGGTCGCCGGACCGTACGGGCTGGCCCGGCATGCCGACGACGTGGCCGCGCTGATCACCGCCCTCGGCGTGGGGCCCGTCGTGGTCGCCGGTCACTCGATGGGGGCCTGGGTCACCGCCCTGACCGCCGTCCGGCATCCCGAACTCGTCCGCCGGGTGGTGCTGGTGGACGGGGCGCTGACTTTCCCGCTCCCGGAGGGCGTTCGCGAGGAGGACGCCCTGGCCGCGGTGCTCGGTCCCGCGCTGGCCCGACTGTCGATGACCTTCCCGGATCGCGCCGCCTACCGGGAGTTCTGGCAGCGACACCCGGCCTTCGACGGCCAATGGTCGGACGGGGTCGACGCCTACACCCAGCGCGACCTCGTCGGTGCCGAGCCCGAACTGCGCTCCTCCTGCGTGCTGGAGGCCGTCCGGATCGACGGTGCTCAGGTCATGCTGGACCGGGAGGCGGCCGAAGCCGTGCACCGGCTGCCCTGCCCGGCCGAACTGCTCTGGGCGGAGCGCGGCCTGCTCGACGAGCCGCAGGGCCTCTACGACCACCAACGGATCGGGTTGTCCGGGCTTGACCGGGAACGGGTGCCGGCCTCGCTCGTGCCGGGCACCAACCACTACTCCATCCTCTGGGGCCAGGCGGGAGCCGACCGCATCGTCAGCCGGCTGCTCGAGGACGTTCCCGCCGCCGGCTGA
- a CDS encoding ABC transporter ATP-binding protein has protein sequence MRVVIDGLHILHGVDFDVAPAGVTALLGRNGAGKTTTVKAVMGLVPRTGSIRLSGAEISSLPTHLVVRHGIGYAPEDRGIFARLTVAENLRLAERGAPGGAEGSEPNYSLVHELFPELKERSGQLAGTLSGGQQQMVAIGRTLLNQNRLIIADEPTKGLAPKIVSEVAEVLARAAEAVPVLLVEQNLALVRRLAGTCAVLADGRTAHQGDTAELLADEEAARRLLGVGSRHPLAGGLRSAATPATPVVTAEVKP, from the coding sequence CTGCGGGTGGTCATCGACGGGCTGCACATCCTGCACGGCGTCGACTTCGACGTGGCCCCCGCCGGAGTCACCGCACTGCTGGGCCGCAACGGCGCCGGCAAGACCACCACCGTGAAGGCCGTCATGGGCCTGGTGCCGCGCACCGGGAGCATTCGGCTTTCCGGTGCTGAGATTTCCTCCCTCCCCACGCATCTGGTCGTCCGTCATGGAATCGGCTACGCGCCCGAGGATCGCGGGATCTTCGCCCGCCTGACGGTCGCCGAGAACCTTCGCCTCGCCGAGCGCGGAGCTCCGGGCGGAGCCGAGGGGAGCGAGCCGAACTACTCGCTCGTCCACGAGCTCTTCCCTGAACTCAAGGAGCGCTCCGGACAGTTGGCCGGGACTCTCTCCGGGGGCCAGCAGCAGATGGTGGCGATCGGCCGGACGCTGCTCAACCAGAACCGGCTGATCATCGCCGACGAGCCCACCAAGGGCCTGGCGCCGAAGATCGTCTCGGAGGTGGCCGAGGTGCTGGCGCGAGCGGCCGAGGCCGTGCCCGTTCTCCTGGTCGAGCAGAACCTCGCGCTGGTCCGCCGGTTGGCGGGCACCTGTGCCGTTCTGGCCGATGGCCGGACCGCCCACCAGGGCGACACCGCCGAGCTGTTGGCCGACGAGGAGGCGGCCCGCCGCCTGCTCGGCGTCGGCTCCCGTCACCCGCTCGCCGGCGGACTCCGGTCCGCCGCCACCCCGGCCACCCCTGTCGTCACCGCGGAGGTGAAGCCCTGA
- a CDS encoding ABC transporter ATP-binding protein, translating into MPAPAFSTPPAAALLSSSPVLRLDGLCWSVRGVPIVEDVSFSVGEGEFIAFIGPNGAGKTSLFNLISGIYPATHGSLHLDGADITTEAAHARARRGLGRTFQTSSLWPGMTVADHVRLAAQAAAGPRASYRLWRRADRYPEQVADTLHRTELTHRADTLAGALSHGEKRKLELAVLLVSDPRLILLDEPMAGVSAEEVPALTELIRSVHRELGRTVLMVEHHMDVLLGLADRLAVMYHGTLLALDTPEAVVVDPTVQQAYLGEAL; encoded by the coding sequence ATGCCCGCTCCGGCTTTCTCCACGCCTCCGGCCGCCGCTCTTCTTTCCTCCTCTCCGGTGCTGCGGCTGGACGGACTCTGCTGGTCCGTACGCGGTGTGCCGATCGTCGAGGACGTCTCCTTCTCGGTCGGCGAAGGCGAGTTCATCGCCTTCATCGGGCCCAACGGCGCCGGCAAGACCTCTCTCTTCAACCTGATCTCCGGCATCTACCCGGCGACCCACGGCAGCCTCCACCTCGACGGCGCGGACATCACCACCGAGGCCGCGCACGCCCGCGCGCGCCGCGGGCTCGGCCGGACCTTTCAGACCTCCTCCCTCTGGCCGGGGATGACCGTCGCCGATCATGTCCGGCTGGCGGCCCAGGCAGCAGCCGGACCTCGAGCCTCGTACCGCCTCTGGCGCCGCGCCGACCGCTACCCGGAGCAGGTGGCCGACACGCTCCACCGCACCGAACTCACCCACCGCGCCGACACCCTGGCCGGAGCGCTCTCGCACGGCGAGAAGCGCAAGCTGGAACTCGCCGTCCTGCTCGTCTCCGACCCGAGGCTGATCCTGCTCGACGAGCCGATGGCCGGTGTCAGCGCGGAGGAGGTGCCGGCCCTCACCGAACTGATCCGTTCCGTGCACCGTGAGCTCGGCCGGACCGTCCTGATGGTCGAGCACCACATGGACGTCCTGCTCGGCCTGGCCGACCGCCTGGCGGTGATGTACCACGGCACCCTGCTCGCCCTGGACACCCCCGAGGCCGTGGTGGTCGATCCGACCGTGCAACAGGCCTACCTGGGTGAGGCGTTGTGA